The genomic interval GCCgtacagagggatctggacaggctggagagctgggctgaagccaatgggatgaagttcaccaAGACCAAAAACTGCGTCCTGCAATTTGGGACGTGGAATGGACTTCCCAGGGGTGTGGTGGATTCAcggaccctggaggtgttcaaggaataaatggatattgtgttgaaggacatggattagtgggagctattggtgataggtgaacagctggactggatgatcgtgtaggtctttgccaaccttggtgattctatgattctatgctattgtgtccttgtctgtgtgcccttttagtttcagcaaacactctctgggaggactcaccacatgtctggaattagtcactgaccactagaaatctggtgttaaattcaacagatttgaatgtactgtcatgatgctgttgtctttcaggagctgtttgccatgaggatccagggacatctcaggggagacaagtgggaaggataaacatgacatcctctgctactgagctgggctgggctcctgggacacaggaagctcataaaagtgggtggtgctgcagagacagctgttcccaggagcagctcttgtgcacagcacagcctgcaggtgacagaaggagaggagagaaagggagagagcttccaggatgcgtgaggtgtgagcagccttctgagctcactgcaggaacATTGCTgacagaccatgacaaggtaagtctcacttcaggccatgctatgggactctgccgcctgccaggctcagcactcagcctgcccggggagctgtccagggtgctgcagggagacgtgtggggggaaggagccccccggcagggcttgtgctgccacagctgctgcctggggcaggggatcacagctccactgcacaactgaatgtttgtggGGGTACTTTCCAAGTGGACAgtcaaggcagggatttttttttttttttttcctgtactgagggaagggaaaaaggattGGAGGCAAAAATCTAAAAGCGGATCTCACtgctctgagaatttttcttccatacattGGATGTTATGCTATCTGTCACACgtgatttgctttcagtctctcctgTCTAGTAGGGTGGAACCAGTTGTAATTATTATCATACTCTGaagacatgaataattcacaTATCCTGccaacaggcagctttttcGAACAGAGATTGAAGGTAACGGAGGCCGGGGTTGGGTGCTATAAGAGCATTTGGGGTAAAGACATCTGgcatgaaacatgaaaatatccAGGGAAATGGGATAACATCAAAAATCAAAGGAAGTTTAAAGATTCACAGGCTTCTTCTGCTTAAGCAAGGctaaacttcatgaaatgaaatgcaagtacATGTGCTAAATGAACATTATAGTAAGAGAATCAACATATTTCATAGCACAGCAGAAGGAGTgtgtctgagaatggtctggacttgtcattatcttctgcactctgagcaggactccaagcccaggaacagcagatgcccaacagcagctccatcagcgagttcctcctgctgccgttggcagacacgcggcagctgcagctcctgcacttctggctcttgctgggcatctacctggctgccctcctgggcaacggcctcatcagcacagccgtagcctgcgaccgccgcctgcacacccccatgtacttcttcctgctcaacctggctttcctcgacctgggctgcatctctaCCACTCTCCtcaaagccatggccaacgccctctgggacaccagggccatctcctacgcaggatgtgctgcacagctctttttctttgtcttcttcctcgCCGCagatttttcccttctcaccatcatgtcctatgaccgctacgttgccatctgcaagcccctgcactacgggaccttgatggacagcagagcttgtgccaccatggcagcagctgcctggggcgctgggcttctcaattccctgctgcacactgccagtacgttttcactgtctctctgccaaggcaatgttgtcaaccagtttttctgtgagatCCCCCAGATCATCAAGCTCTCATGCTCAGTTTTCTACCTCAGGGAActtgtgcttctcatttttagtgccagtttagcctttggctgctttgttttcgtagtggtgtcctatgtgcagatcttcatggccgtgctgaggatgccctctgagcagggaaggcacaaagccttctccacgtgccttcctcacctggccgtggtctccctatTTGTCATCACTGCATTctttgcctacctgaagcccccctccatttcctccccactcctggatctgacagtggcacttgtGTAcacagtggttcctccaacactgaaccccctcatctacagcatgaggaacagagagatcaagcacgctctcagaaAGGTGTTGCAATACTCAGTATTCGTGCTTCAATAAAGcacacatcttcctcacagGATTCCaagtgatggttctttatgttttatgcatcttttaTTGTTTGATTCTGTAAGTGTTATACAgcaatttttaatgaaatgttgctacttatttcatcaaaaatttcttcatctttcctgcctaatttccattttctcactccaagagctcatgtaaacatcgaaccagattccctgaatacattaaaagatacctaaaaggttttaaaaaaatacttttccttttgtcttctctcttcctaccttgtttgggtctgggggaggtacagccactgacagcagcacaacgtaCTATTTTCATTCCTCCTCCATTTACACTGCCAAGTGCTCTCACatcctctcatttgtgctggcctgaaggtcttgtgtgtctcacaacagtcctgttttctctccagcagcactccggggctgcagtcagtagccggcaatatgaacggctgtgtcagagctggtctccttgctggcactgccataacaagagggccccttcagagcaggaccagagaactggaggcctcttccagagctggtgtaaggaatgtacctcaggagctgctccctgagaagtcctcgagatcttctggtgctcttcaatgCGTTACTGGGTCAGACTGAAGAGTCTcaaggagatctgtaagggactcaggGCAATGTTGTGGTTTAAAGTTTATTTGTTGTGATGAAGACAAAAtggataataattatgacaaatgtaattatacatatataatatatttattatattttcaaatgtcTACAACATATGCAGTtgcaaacagatatgcataGATACTGACACGTATGCATATCTGTTGCAAGTCCAGGAGTtgttgcaggggttttaacagccacagggttcactgtagTTGCTGCGACAGCTGTTGGGCTgttgctggagctggagcaattgcagagctcattgccagagctggaatcaccacaggatctgtcactgaatttggagcagccactgggctcattggaggggCTGAAGTGACCACAGGGCTGGACCTCCTGTCACAGTGCAACTCTCAGAGGGAGGGGCACTTTGTAAATGAGTTACAGGAAACAGTGAATATGCAGATGAGTTCCAGGAAATGTGTTGAATATGCATGAG from Excalfactoria chinensis isolate bCotChi1 unplaced genomic scaffold, bCotChi1.hap2 Scaffold_68, whole genome shotgun sequence carries:
- the LOC140265129 gene encoding olfactory receptor 14J1-like yields the protein MPNSSSISEFLLLPLADTRQLQLLHFWLLLGIYLAALLGNGLISTAVACDRRLHTPMYFFLLNLAFLDLGCISTTLLKAMANALWDTRAISYAGCAAQLFFFVFFLAADFSLLTIMSYDRYVAICKPLHYGTLMDSRACATMAAAAWGAGLLNSLLHTASTFSLSLCQGNVVNQFFCEIPQIIKLSCSVFYLRELVLLIFSASLAFGCFVFVVVSYVQIFMAVLRMPSEQGRHKAFSTCLPHLAVVSLFVITAFFAYLKPPSISSPLLDLTVALVYTVVPPTLNPLIYSMRNREIKHALRKVLQYSVFVLQ